From the Pseudomonas sp. SORT22 genome, one window contains:
- a CDS encoding 3'-5' exonuclease, which translates to MERIAVIDFETTGISPGAGCRATEVAVVMLERGRIVERYQSLMNAGVPVPAFVAGLTGITTAMLRSAPPIARVMNEVAEFVGDTPMLAHNASFDQKFWDYELAQIGRSRSQRFACSMLLARRLMPSAPNHKLGTLTRWAGLPDTGTAHRAMADAEMAANLAQHLAGQLRQQGVNGVSHQLFCSLQKVPAAKIGEALKTYR; encoded by the coding sequence TTGGAACGTATCGCTGTCATCGACTTTGAAACCACTGGCATTTCACCCGGCGCCGGTTGCCGCGCCACCGAAGTGGCGGTGGTCATGCTGGAACGCGGGCGCATCGTCGAGCGCTACCAAAGCCTGATGAATGCCGGGGTACCGGTACCGGCGTTTGTCGCCGGCCTGACCGGTATCACCACCGCCATGCTGCGCAGCGCGCCGCCAATTGCCCGGGTGATGAACGAAGTAGCCGAGTTCGTTGGCGATACGCCGATGCTCGCCCACAACGCCTCGTTCGACCAGAAGTTCTGGGACTACGAGCTGGCGCAGATCGGCCGTAGCCGTAGTCAGCGTTTCGCCTGCTCGATGTTGCTGGCGCGGCGCCTGATGCCCTCGGCGCCAAACCACAAGCTGGGCACCCTGACCCGCTGGGCCGGCCTGCCTGACACCGGCACCGCGCACCGGGCCATGGCCGATGCCGAAATGGCCGCCAACCTCGCCCAGCACCTGGCCGGACAATTGCGCCAGCAGGGCGTCAACGGCGTTTCCCACCAATTGTTCTGCAGCCTGCAGAAAGTCCCCGCGGCGAAGATCGGCGAAGCGCTGAAAACCTATCGCTAG
- a CDS encoding Lrp/AsnC family transcriptional regulator codes for MDKYDRMLLSALLDNGRASFAELARKVNLSAPAVAERVAKLEASGVITGYQAKVDLEKIGLPIQCVIELRLASHGNQQTYEELTQIPQLTECHRVTGDPCVIMQAAVGSMPELEELINRVARFGFSKTSIILSSAVERRLPLGHLEHNGKKA; via the coding sequence ATGGACAAATACGATCGCATGCTCCTCAGCGCCCTGCTGGACAACGGCCGCGCCTCCTTCGCCGAGCTCGCGCGCAAGGTCAATCTCTCCGCTCCGGCGGTGGCCGAGCGGGTGGCCAAGCTTGAGGCCAGCGGGGTGATTACCGGCTACCAGGCCAAGGTCGACCTGGAGAAGATCGGCCTGCCGATCCAGTGCGTGATCGAACTGCGCCTGGCCAGCCATGGCAACCAGCAAACCTACGAAGAACTCACGCAGATTCCGCAACTGACCGAGTGCCACCGGGTGACCGGCGACCCCTGCGTGATCATGCAAGCGGCAGTGGGTTCGATGCCGGAACTCGAAGAGCTGATCAACCGGGTCGCCCGGTTCGGCTTCAGCAAGACCTCGATCATTCTCTCCAGCGCCGTGGAACGGCGCTTGCCGCTGGGCCACCTGGAACACAACGGCAAGAAGGCCTAG
- the yedA gene encoding drug/metabolite exporter YedA, translating into MPASRRFPLVLIGAFLALYLVWGSTYLVIRIGVESWPPLLMAGVRFVIAGSLLYGFLRWRGVPAPTWPQWRAASVIGVLLLSCGNGGVTLAEHAGVASGVAALAVATVPLFTLMFGLLWGHRNTRLEWAGIVLGLVGIALLNLGSNLQASPVGAALILFAAASWAFGSVWSKSLPLPAGPMASAAEMLVGGVVLLLGSALSGERMTQMPTAAGWGALAYLVFFGSILAFSAYMYLLKHVRPAAATSYAYVNPAVAVLLGIVFAGEQIGFEECVAMAVIIGAVVLIGVPQWRRPAVEKAKTVGEVEGELCK; encoded by the coding sequence ATGCCTGCCTCCCGTCGCTTCCCGTTAGTCTTGATCGGTGCCTTTCTCGCCTTGTACCTGGTCTGGGGCTCGACTTACCTGGTGATTCGCATCGGCGTCGAATCCTGGCCGCCGTTGCTGATGGCCGGGGTGCGTTTCGTCATTGCCGGCTCCTTGCTCTACGGCTTTTTGCGCTGGCGCGGCGTGCCGGCGCCGACCTGGCCGCAATGGCGGGCGGCGAGTGTCATCGGCGTATTGCTGCTCAGTTGCGGCAACGGCGGCGTAACCCTGGCTGAACATGCCGGTGTAGCTTCAGGCGTGGCAGCGCTGGCGGTGGCCACAGTGCCGCTGTTCACCTTGATGTTCGGCCTGCTCTGGGGCCATCGCAACACCCGTCTGGAATGGGCCGGGATTGTCCTCGGCCTGGTCGGCATCGCCTTGCTCAACCTCGGCTCCAACCTGCAGGCCAGCCCGGTCGGCGCTGCGCTGATCCTGTTTGCCGCCGCCTCCTGGGCCTTCGGTTCGGTCTGGAGCAAAAGCCTGCCGCTGCCCGCCGGGCCGATGGCCAGCGCCGCAGAAATGCTTGTCGGTGGCGTGGTCTTGCTGCTCGGCAGCGCCCTGAGTGGCGAACGCATGACCCAGATGCCTACCGCCGCTGGCTGGGGGGCGCTGGCCTATCTGGTGTTCTTCGGTTCGATCCTGGCCTTCAGCGCCTACATGTACCTGCTCAAGCATGTGCGCCCGGCCGCAGCCACCAGTTATGCCTACGTCAACCCGGCGGTGGCGGTGTTGCTGGGGATCGTTTTTGCCGGCGAGCAAATTGGTTTCGAGGAATGCGTGGCAATGGCGGTTATCATTGGCGCCGTTGTGCTGATCGGTGTGCCGCAGTGGCGCCGGCCGGCAGTGGAAAAAGCCAAAACTGTTGGCGAAGTGGAAGGTGAACTGTGTAAATGA
- a CDS encoding DEAD/DEAH box helicase, whose translation MTFAKLGLIEPLLRALERLDYNTPTPVQAQAIPAVLAGRDLMAAAQTGTGKTAGFALPLLQRLTLEGAKVASNSVRALVLVPTRELAEQVHANIREYAEHLPLSTYAVYGGVSINPQMMKLRKGIDLLVATPGRLLDLFRQNAVKFNQLQALVLDEADRMLDLGFAEELRAVYAALPARRQTLLFSATFSDEIRQLAAQTLNDPLSIEVSPRNVTASTVKQWIVPVDKKRKPELFSHLMRKQRWKQVLVFAKTRNGVDQLVERLRGQGVNADGIHGDKPQATRQRALDSFKAREIQILVATDVAARGLDIDDLPLVVNFDLPIVAEDYIHRIGRTGRKGNSGEAISLVCADEVQLLSAIETLTRKTLPRHEEPDFIPDHKVPMTDASGQVLKKPKKPKKPKESSSKRSLGRWMDSAEAPAAAPQAKPVRKVPAFNTGPRKRKP comes from the coding sequence ATGACTTTCGCCAAACTCGGCCTGATCGAACCCTTGCTGCGCGCGCTCGAGCGCCTGGACTACAACACCCCGACACCGGTCCAGGCCCAGGCCATTCCTGCCGTACTGGCCGGCCGCGACCTGATGGCCGCCGCCCAGACCGGCACCGGCAAGACCGCAGGTTTTGCCCTGCCGCTGCTGCAACGCCTGACCCTGGAAGGGGCCAAGGTCGCCAGCAACTCGGTGCGCGCCCTGGTGCTGGTGCCGACCCGTGAACTGGCCGAACAGGTTCACGCCAACATTCGTGAGTACGCCGAGCACCTGCCGCTGAGCACCTATGCGGTGTACGGCGGGGTCAGCATCAACCCGCAGATGATGAAGCTGCGCAAGGGCATCGACCTGCTGGTGGCCACCCCGGGCCGGCTGCTCGACCTGTTCCGCCAGAACGCAGTCAAGTTCAACCAGTTGCAGGCGCTGGTGCTCGATGAAGCCGACCGCATGCTCGACCTGGGTTTTGCCGAAGAGCTGCGCGCGGTGTACGCCGCCCTGCCGGCACGCCGGCAAACCCTGCTGTTCTCAGCGACGTTCTCTGACGAGATCCGCCAACTGGCCGCGCAGACCCTCAATGACCCGCTGAGCATCGAAGTCAGCCCGCGCAATGTCACCGCCAGTACGGTCAAACAGTGGATCGTGCCGGTGGACAAGAAGCGCAAGCCGGAGCTGTTCAGCCACCTGATGCGCAAGCAGCGCTGGAAGCAGGTGCTGGTGTTCGCCAAGACCCGCAATGGCGTTGACCAGTTGGTCGAGCGCCTGCGTGGCCAGGGCGTCAATGCCGACGGCATTCATGGCGACAAGCCCCAGGCAACCCGCCAGCGTGCCCTGGACAGCTTCAAGGCCCGCGAGATCCAGATCCTGGTCGCCACCGATGTGGCGGCGCGCGGGCTGGATATCGACGACCTGCCGCTGGTGGTCAACTTCGACCTGCCGATCGTCGCCGAGGACTATATTCACCGCATCGGTCGTACCGGGCGCAAAGGCAATAGCGGTGAGGCGATTTCGCTGGTGTGCGCCGACGAAGTGCAGCTGCTGTCGGCGATTGAAACCCTGACCCGCAAGACCTTGCCACGCCACGAAGAGCCGGATTTCATTCCGGACCACAAGGTGCCGATGACCGATGCCAGCGGCCAGGTGCTGAAGAAGCCGAAAAAGCCGAAGAAGCCCAAGGAAAGCAGCAGCAAGCGCAGCCTCGGGCGCTGGATGGACAGCGCTGAAGCGCCAGCGGCAGCGCCGCAGGCCAAGCCGGTACGCAAGGTGCCGGCCTTCAATACCGGGCCGCGCAAGCGCAAGCCTTGA
- a CDS encoding TIGR03862 family flavoprotein: protein MTDTCTTDRPHVAIIGGGPAGLMAAEVLSQAGVAVELYDAMPSVGRKFLLAGVGGMNITHSEPYPAFIARYAERTQDVARLLEGFDADVLRQWIHDLGIETFVGSSGRVFPRDMKAAPLLRAWLKRLRDAGVVIHTRHRWLGWNADGSLRIAYPQGELALKPTATVLALGGGSWARLGSDAAWLPWLQAQGVQIAPLQAANSGFEVEGWSALLKDKFAGAPLKNIALSLAGQAPRLGECVLTAQGLEGSLVYAWSAQIREAINRDGSARVLVDLLPNRPVDKIQQALAKPRGSRSMAKHLHSQLGLDGVKAALLREQTDQPTFADPALLARAIKALPITLVRPRPLDEAISSAGGVTFEALDQRLMLKQLPGVFCAGEMLDWEAPTGGYLLTACFASGRKAGLGLLEWLNG, encoded by the coding sequence ATGACCGACACTTGCACCACCGACCGCCCACACGTTGCCATTATCGGAGGCGGGCCGGCCGGGTTGATGGCCGCCGAAGTGCTGAGCCAGGCCGGGGTCGCCGTCGAGCTGTACGACGCCATGCCCTCGGTGGGGCGCAAGTTTCTCCTGGCCGGGGTCGGTGGCATGAACATCACCCACTCCGAGCCTTACCCGGCATTCATCGCCCGTTATGCCGAGCGCACGCAAGACGTTGCCCGCCTGCTCGAAGGCTTCGATGCCGATGTGCTGCGCCAGTGGATTCACGACCTGGGCATCGAAACCTTCGTCGGCAGTTCCGGCCGGGTGTTCCCCCGCGACATGAAAGCCGCGCCACTTTTGCGCGCCTGGCTCAAGCGCCTGCGCGATGCCGGGGTCGTTATCCACACCCGCCATCGCTGGTTGGGCTGGAATGCCGATGGCAGTTTGCGAATCGCTTATCCACAGGGCGAGCTGGCGCTCAAGCCGACCGCCACCGTGCTGGCGCTGGGCGGCGGCAGCTGGGCACGCCTGGGCTCCGATGCGGCCTGGCTGCCCTGGCTGCAAGCGCAAGGCGTGCAGATCGCGCCATTGCAGGCGGCCAACAGCGGCTTCGAGGTCGAGGGCTGGAGCGCGCTGCTCAAGGACAAGTTTGCCGGCGCGCCGCTGAAGAACATCGCCCTGAGCCTTGCCGGCCAGGCGCCGCGCCTGGGCGAATGCGTGCTCACTGCCCAAGGCCTGGAGGGCAGCCTGGTGTACGCCTGGTCGGCGCAGATCCGCGAAGCGATCAACCGCGATGGCAGCGCCAGGGTGCTGGTCGACCTGCTGCCCAACCGGCCTGTGGATAAAATCCAGCAGGCCCTGGCCAAGCCGCGGGGTTCGCGCTCAATGGCCAAGCACCTGCACAGTCAACTGGGGCTGGACGGGGTCAAGGCGGCGTTGTTGCGAGAGCAGACCGATCAACCGACCTTTGCTGACCCGGCCTTGCTGGCGCGGGCGATCAAGGCCTTGCCGATCACCCTGGTGCGCCCTCGCCCGCTGGACGAAGCGATCAGCAGTGCCGGCGGAGTAACCTTCGAAGCACTGGATCAGCGCTTGATGCTCAAGCAGCTGCCCGGCGTGTTCTGTGCCGGTGAAATGCTCGACTGGGAAGCGCCAACCGGCGGCTATCTGCTGACTGCCTGTTTTGCCAGTGGGCGCAAGGCCGGGTTGGGGCTGCTGGAGTGGCTTAATGGCTGA
- a CDS encoding histone deacetylase → MPLPLIYHDDYSPEFPAEHRFPMDKFRLLRDHLVASGLTTDAALLRPEVCPNDILALAHDRTYIERYMNGELSREDQRRLGLPWSEALARRTVRAVGGSLLAAEQALEHGIACHLAGGTHHAHYDHPAGFCIFNDLAVISHYLLAAGRVHKVLIFDCDVHQGDGTARILHDTPDAITVSLHCEQNFPARKAESDWDIPLPRGMGDQAYLKVVDDALNYLLPLYRPDLVLYDAGVDVHKDDALGYLQLTDEGVAARDQSVLRHCLGRDIPVVGVIGGGYSKDREALARRHGILHHSASRVLGYSQ, encoded by the coding sequence ATGCCGCTGCCGCTGATCTACCACGACGACTACAGCCCGGAGTTTCCCGCCGAGCACCGCTTTCCGATGGACAAGTTCCGCCTGTTGCGCGACCACCTGGTCGCCAGCGGCCTGACTACCGACGCGGCGTTGCTACGCCCCGAGGTTTGCCCCAACGACATCCTCGCCCTGGCCCATGACCGCACCTATATCGAGCGCTACATGAACGGCGAGCTGTCGCGCGAAGACCAGCGCCGCCTTGGCTTGCCCTGGAGCGAAGCCCTGGCGCGGCGTACCGTGCGCGCGGTCGGCGGCTCGCTGCTGGCAGCCGAGCAGGCGCTGGAGCATGGCATCGCCTGTCACCTGGCCGGTGGCACCCATCACGCCCATTACGATCACCCGGCCGGCTTTTGCATCTTCAATGACCTGGCGGTGATCAGCCATTACCTGCTCGCCGCCGGGCGGGTGCACAAGGTGCTGATCTTCGATTGCGACGTGCACCAGGGCGACGGTACCGCGCGCATCCTCCATGACACCCCGGACGCGATCACCGTATCGCTGCATTGCGAGCAGAACTTCCCCGCGCGCAAGGCCGAAAGCGACTGGGACATCCCTCTACCGCGCGGCATGGGCGACCAGGCGTACCTGAAGGTGGTCGATGACGCGCTCAACTACCTGTTGCCGCTGTACCGCCCGGACCTGGTGCTGTACGACGCCGGGGTCGATGTGCACAAGGACGACGCCCTGGGTTATCTGCAACTGACCGATGAAGGCGTCGCCGCCCGTGACCAAAGCGTGCTGCGCCACTGCCTGGGCCGGGACATTCCGGTGGTTGGGGTGATTGGCGGTGGCTACAGCAAGGACCGCGAGGCCCTCGCCCGCCGCCACGGCATACTGCACCACAGCGCCAGCCGTGTGCTGGGTTACTCACAATGA
- a CDS encoding EamA family transporter, translated as MVLASWTFWAVLSAVFAALTAIFAKVGISGINSDFATLLRTVVVLISLALILYATGQYQSLSSIPARSYLFLVLSGLATGASWICYFRALQLGQASQVAPVDKLSVVLVAVLGVTLLGERLDLRQWAGISLVTLGVVMLAWR; from the coding sequence ATGGTGTTGGCTTCATGGACTTTCTGGGCGGTGTTATCCGCCGTGTTCGCCGCGTTGACCGCGATCTTCGCCAAGGTCGGCATCAGCGGCATCAACTCCGACTTCGCCACCTTGCTGCGTACGGTGGTGGTGCTGATCAGCCTGGCGCTGATTCTGTATGCCACCGGCCAGTACCAGTCGCTGAGTTCGATCCCGGCCCGCAGCTATCTGTTTCTGGTGTTGTCGGGGCTGGCCACCGGCGCCTCGTGGATCTGTTACTTCCGAGCCCTGCAGTTGGGCCAGGCGTCACAGGTGGCGCCTGTGGATAAACTTAGCGTGGTGCTGGTGGCGGTACTTGGCGTAACCCTGTTGGGCGAGCGGCTTGACTTGCGCCAGTGGGCCGGCATCAGCCTGGTCACTCTGGGCGTAGTGATGCTGGCGTGGCGTTGA
- a CDS encoding phosphatase PAP2 family protein, giving the protein MPGPSRRDFYLTNLGLPLLLAAVVFLLFDLTSLDRLISNLLLDPASGQFPLLHNQWFEKATHKWPRILPNWTGELAVIGSLLSFIWPRFAAYPQSTASRMLNTWRIAAVLRLTTRYRRDLLFVVVAFALSTTVIHYLKSHTSVYCPVETTLYGGSELRQEWFENFSWLDKAGAGRCWPGGHASSGFTLLALYFVARRHRWAHARKLLVAVLLLGLVFGTTRVLQGWHYMSHTFWAGIFVWLTTWLTALFFYGRLALQAPARVATRARTQALINATPASLRPE; this is encoded by the coding sequence ATGCCGGGCCCCTCTCGCCGCGACTTCTATCTGACCAACCTGGGTTTGCCGCTGCTGCTGGCTGCCGTGGTTTTTTTGCTGTTCGACCTCACCAGCCTCGACCGGCTGATCAGCAACCTGCTGCTCGACCCGGCCAGCGGCCAGTTCCCGCTGCTGCACAACCAATGGTTCGAGAAAGCGACCCACAAGTGGCCGCGCATCTTGCCGAACTGGACCGGCGAGCTGGCAGTCATCGGCTCGCTGTTGTCGTTTATCTGGCCACGCTTTGCCGCTTATCCACAGTCCACTGCCAGCCGCATGTTGAACACCTGGCGTATCGCTGCGGTGCTGCGCTTGACCACCCGCTACCGACGCGACTTGCTGTTCGTGGTGGTGGCCTTCGCCCTGAGCACCACGGTCATCCATTACCTGAAAAGCCACACCAGCGTGTACTGCCCGGTGGAGACCACCCTGTACGGTGGCAGCGAGCTGCGCCAGGAATGGTTCGAGAACTTCAGCTGGCTGGACAAGGCCGGTGCCGGGCGTTGCTGGCCGGGTGGCCACGCCTCCAGCGGCTTTACCTTGCTGGCGCTGTACTTCGTTGCCCGACGCCATCGCTGGGCGCATGCGCGCAAACTGCTGGTGGCGGTGTTGTTGCTCGGGCTGGTGTTTGGCACCACGCGCGTGCTGCAGGGCTGGCACTATATGTCGCACACCTTCTGGGCAGGGATCTTCGTCTGGCTGACGACCTGGCTGACAGCACTGTTCTTTTACGGCCGGCTGGCATTACAGGCTCCCGCGCGGGTGGCGACCAGGGCACGCACGCAGGCATTGATCAACGCCACGCCAGCATCACTACGCCCAGAGTGA
- a CDS encoding histidine phosphatase family protein, which produces MSSSHLTPALTASTATQRRRGARWRQPLTGLGLLLALVILALWWTSRTPIVDLGSDNQMHNSGVYSEWAKGAVIVLIRHAERCDRSHNRCLGDPSGITLEGSQAASDVGNGIQRLGLNNAQVLSSPEVRTQQTAHFMFGKAIASEDWLKQCDKGFADAAFKHKRADHNLVLVTHSGCIDHLERQLNVPGGERSSAYASALFVSMGSNGKARILGQMNANEWRKLVASAGM; this is translated from the coding sequence ATGTCATCTTCCCACCTGACGCCTGCGCTTACCGCCAGCACTGCCACCCAGCGACGACGCGGCGCTCGCTGGCGCCAACCGCTGACCGGGCTGGGCCTCCTGCTCGCCCTGGTCATCCTTGCACTGTGGTGGACATCGAGGACACCGATCGTGGACCTGGGCAGCGACAATCAGATGCACAACAGTGGTGTTTACAGCGAATGGGCCAAGGGCGCGGTCATCGTCCTGATCCGCCATGCCGAACGTTGCGACCGTTCGCACAACCGCTGCCTGGGCGACCCCAGCGGCATTACCCTCGAGGGTAGCCAGGCGGCCAGCGACGTCGGTAACGGCATCCAGCGCCTGGGCCTGAACAACGCTCAGGTGCTGAGCAGCCCGGAGGTGCGCACCCAGCAAACTGCGCACTTCATGTTCGGCAAGGCGATCGCCAGCGAGGACTGGCTCAAGCAATGCGACAAGGGTTTTGCCGATGCCGCCTTCAAGCACAAGCGCGCCGACCATAACCTGGTGCTGGTCACCCACAGTGGTTGCATCGATCATCTTGAGCGGCAGTTGAATGTGCCCGGTGGTGAACGCTCCAGCGCCTATGCCAGTGCCTTGTTCGTGTCCATGGGCAGCAACGGCAAGGCGCGGATTCTCGGGCAGATGAACGCCAATGAATGGCGCAAACTTGTCGCCAGCGCAGGAATGTAA
- a CDS encoding GNAT family N-acetyltransferase, with translation MTPILQLESARLLLRQWQDDDLREFAAMCADPQVMRYFPAPLTRVESAALIGRIRGHFNEYGFGLWALERKDTGAFIGMTGLLNVSFAADFTPAVEIGWRLARRHWGLGFASEAAWTSLRCAFAQLGLEQVVSFTTESNLPSQKVMQAIGMQQDLAGSFEHPRLEPGDPLRAHVLYRIDRAQWQATLRG, from the coding sequence ATGACCCCGATATTGCAACTGGAAAGCGCACGGTTGCTGTTGCGCCAATGGCAGGATGACGACCTCAGGGAGTTCGCCGCGATGTGCGCCGACCCGCAGGTCATGCGTTACTTTCCTGCACCCTTGACCCGGGTCGAGAGCGCTGCGCTGATCGGCCGGATTCGCGGCCACTTCAATGAATACGGCTTTGGCCTGTGGGCCCTGGAGCGCAAGGACACCGGCGCCTTTATCGGCATGACCGGCCTGCTCAACGTGAGTTTTGCCGCCGATTTTACCCCGGCGGTGGAGATCGGCTGGCGCCTGGCCCGGCGCCACTGGGGGCTGGGTTTTGCCAGTGAAGCGGCCTGGACAAGCCTGCGCTGCGCCTTCGCTCAACTGGGCCTGGAGCAGGTGGTGTCGTTCACCACCGAGAGCAACCTGCCATCGCAAAAAGTCATGCAGGCCATCGGCATGCAGCAGGACCTGGCCGGCAGCTTCGAACACCCCAGGCTAGAGCCTGGCGACCCTTTGCGAGCGCACGTGTTGTACCGCATCGACCGCGCCCAGTGGCAGGCCACCCTGCGCGGCTGA
- the tesB gene encoding acyl-CoA thioesterase II gives MSHVLDDLVDLLSLESIEENLFRGRSQDLGFRQLYGGQVLGQSLSAASQTVEEARHVHSLHGYFLRPGDASMPVVYSVDRVRDGGSFSTRRVTAIQKGKTIFTCSASFQYDEEGFEHQSQMPKVVGPENLPSEVELAKRMADRLPEAIRDKMLCAKPIEMRPVTAEDPFNPKPGEPVKYVWFRADGNLPDVPALHKYMLAYASDFGLLTTSLLPHGKSVWHKDMQIASLDHALWFHGNLRADQWLLYAMDSPWAGNARGFARGNIYNQAGQLVASSCQEGLIRHRQDWQ, from the coding sequence ATGAGCCACGTGTTGGACGATCTGGTTGACCTGTTGAGCCTGGAATCGATCGAGGAAAACCTGTTCCGCGGGCGAAGCCAGGACCTGGGCTTTCGTCAGTTGTACGGTGGGCAGGTACTGGGCCAGTCGCTGTCGGCGGCCAGCCAGACGGTCGAGGAGGCGCGCCACGTGCACTCGCTGCACGGCTACTTCCTGCGCCCGGGCGACGCCAGCATGCCGGTGGTCTATTCGGTCGACCGCGTACGCGATGGTGGCAGTTTCAGCACCCGGCGGGTGACGGCGATCCAGAAGGGCAAGACCATCTTCACCTGCAGCGCCTCGTTCCAGTACGACGAGGAAGGCTTCGAGCACCAGAGCCAGATGCCCAAGGTGGTCGGCCCGGAAAACCTGCCGTCGGAAGTCGAGCTGGCCAAGCGCATGGCCGATCGCCTGCCTGAAGCCATTCGCGACAAGATGCTCTGCGCCAAGCCGATCGAAATGCGTCCGGTAACTGCCGAGGATCCGTTCAACCCCAAGCCCGGCGAGCCGGTCAAGTACGTCTGGTTCCGTGCTGACGGCAACCTGCCGGACGTGCCGGCGCTGCACAAGTACATGCTCGCTTATGCCTCGGATTTTGGCCTGTTGACCACCTCGCTGCTGCCCCATGGCAAATCGGTGTGGCACAAGGACATGCAGATCGCCAGCCTCGACCACGCGCTGTGGTTCCACGGCAACCTGCGCGCCGACCAGTGGCTGCTGTACGCCATGGACAGCCCGTGGGCCGGCAATGCCCGTGGTTTTGCCCGCGGCAACATCTACAACCAGGCCGGGCAACTGGTGGCTTCGTCGTGCCAGGAAGGCCTGATTCGTCATCGCCAGGACTGGCAATGA
- a CDS encoding HAD family hydrolase: protein MSLQQIRHWVFDMDGTLTVAVHDFAAIKVALEIPQTHDILTHLAALPADEAAAKHAWLLEHERELAIGSRPATGAVELVRELAARGCQLGILTRNARELAHITLEAIGLADCFAVEHVVGRDEAPPKPHPGGLLKLADAWAVTPSEMVMVGDYRFDLDCGRAAGARTILVNLPDNPWPELADWHAADCRALQVMLDN from the coding sequence ATGAGCCTGCAGCAGATTCGCCACTGGGTGTTCGACATGGACGGCACCCTGACCGTTGCCGTGCATGATTTTGCCGCGATCAAGGTGGCGCTGGAAATTCCCCAGACCCACGACATCCTCACCCACCTGGCGGCCCTGCCGGCCGATGAAGCCGCAGCCAAGCACGCCTGGTTGCTGGAGCATGAACGTGAGCTGGCGATTGGTTCACGCCCGGCTACCGGTGCCGTGGAGCTGGTCCGCGAGCTGGCGGCGCGCGGTTGCCAGCTGGGTATCCTTACCCGCAATGCCCGGGAGCTTGCGCATATCACCCTTGAGGCAATCGGCCTGGCCGACTGCTTTGCCGTCGAGCACGTGGTCGGGCGTGATGAAGCACCGCCCAAGCCACACCCTGGCGGCTTGCTGAAGCTGGCCGACGCCTGGGCGGTGACGCCGAGCGAGATGGTCATGGTCGGCGACTACCGCTTTGACCTGGACTGCGGCCGGGCGGCGGGGGCGCGGACGATTCTGGTGAACCTGCCGGATAACCCCTGGCCAGAGCTGGCCGACTGGCATGCAGCGGATTGCCGGGCGTTGCAGGTGATGCTCGACAATTGA